Proteins encoded together in one Corallococcus soli window:
- the rplU gene encoding 50S ribosomal protein L21 has translation MYAVIRTGGKQYRVAEGDVLRIEKITGDIGAEVSFTEVLLLGGSDSPKVGQPTVSGAKVVGKVLAQDKHRRVLHFRKEKEGWTRRRGHRQPYTEVKVTSISG, from the coding sequence ATGTACGCAGTCATTCGCACGGGCGGGAAGCAGTACCGCGTTGCCGAGGGCGACGTTCTCCGGATCGAGAAGATCACCGGTGACATCGGCGCCGAGGTTTCCTTCACCGAGGTCCTCCTGCTGGGCGGCTCGGACAGCCCGAAGGTGGGGCAGCCCACGGTGTCGGGCGCGAAGGTCGTGGGCAAGGTGCTGGCGCAGGACAAGCACCGCCGCGTCCTCCACTTCCGCAAGGAGAAGGAAGGCTGGACCCGCCGTCGTGGCCACCGTCAGCCGTACACCGAGGTGAAGGTCACCTCGATCTCCGGCTAG
- the obgE gene encoding GTPase ObgE — protein MKFVDEVRIYVKAGDGGNGAVSFRREKFIERGGPNGGDGGNGGSVSFVANPQLTTLLDYRYQQHHRARNGEHGMGSDCNGRAADDMVLQVPVGTLIRNEQTGELLVDLSEPGQVYVAAKGGRGGLGNMNFATSTRQTPRFAQDGTQGDEVTLRLELKLLADVGLLGFPNAGKSTFISRVSRARPKVADYPFTTLVPNLGMVQYKDHLSFVMADIPGIIEGASEGVGLGHQFLRHVERCKVLVHLIDMGAMGEGRNPLDDFNILNKELKKYSAELAGKPQVVAANKLDLTEARERLAPFTEALRRRGIRVYPVSCATGEGMQALMDSVAEVLFTGRTDKIHTEVPSKGAGKRSAAPAKKAAKKASTRASASRKPAAKKAVAKKGAAKKAGAARKSTAKKAVAKKPAAKKAVAKKPTAKKTSSRSSGARKAVAKKSASKPVRKAAVKKSAAKKSGGRR, from the coding sequence ATGAAGTTCGTCGACGAAGTACGCATCTACGTGAAGGCGGGGGACGGCGGGAATGGCGCCGTGTCCTTCCGGCGCGAGAAGTTCATTGAGCGGGGCGGCCCCAACGGAGGGGACGGTGGCAACGGCGGCTCGGTGTCGTTCGTGGCGAACCCGCAGCTGACCACGCTCCTCGACTACCGCTACCAGCAGCACCACCGCGCCAGGAACGGCGAGCACGGCATGGGCAGCGACTGCAACGGTCGCGCGGCCGACGACATGGTGCTCCAGGTGCCGGTGGGCACGCTGATCCGCAACGAGCAGACCGGCGAGCTGCTGGTCGACCTGAGCGAGCCGGGCCAGGTGTACGTCGCGGCCAAGGGCGGCCGTGGCGGCCTGGGCAACATGAACTTCGCCACCTCCACGCGCCAGACGCCGCGCTTCGCGCAGGACGGCACCCAGGGCGACGAGGTCACCCTGCGGCTGGAGCTGAAGCTGCTGGCGGACGTGGGCCTGCTGGGCTTCCCCAACGCGGGCAAGAGCACGTTCATCTCGCGCGTGAGCCGGGCGCGGCCCAAGGTGGCGGACTACCCGTTCACCACGCTGGTGCCGAACCTGGGCATGGTCCAGTACAAGGATCACCTGTCCTTCGTCATGGCGGACATCCCCGGCATCATTGAGGGCGCCAGCGAGGGCGTGGGCCTGGGCCACCAGTTCCTGCGCCACGTGGAGCGCTGCAAGGTGCTGGTGCACCTCATCGACATGGGCGCGATGGGAGAGGGCCGCAACCCGCTGGACGACTTCAACATCCTCAACAAGGAGCTGAAGAAGTACAGCGCGGAGCTGGCCGGCAAGCCGCAGGTGGTGGCCGCCAACAAGCTGGACCTCACGGAGGCGCGGGAGCGGCTGGCCCCCTTCACGGAGGCCCTGCGCCGTCGCGGCATCCGCGTGTACCCGGTGTCCTGTGCCACGGGCGAGGGCATGCAGGCGCTGATGGACTCGGTGGCGGAGGTGCTCTTCACCGGCCGCACCGACAAGATCCACACGGAGGTCCCGTCGAAGGGCGCGGGGAAGCGCTCCGCCGCTCCGGCGAAGAAGGCCGCGAAGAAGGCGTCGACCCGGGCCTCGGCGTCGCGCAAGCCCGCGGCGAAGAAGGCCGTGGCGAAGAAGGGCGCGGCGAAGAAGGCGGGCGCGGCTCGCAAGTCGACGGCGAAGAAGGCCGTGGCGAAGAAGCCCGCCGCCAAGAAGGCCGTGGCGAAGAAGCCCACCGCGAAGAAGACCTCGTCCCGGAGCTCGGGGGCGCGCAAGGCCGTGGCGAAGAAGTCCGCGAGCAAGCCCGTGCGCAAGGCCGCCGTGAAGAAGTCCGCAGCGAAGAAGTCCGGCGGGAGGCGCTGA
- the gatA gene encoding Asp-tRNA(Asn)/Glu-tRNA(Gln) amidotransferase subunit GatA: MSSTLTDLSMLELAAKLATREVSSVEATRASLQRITQVDPKVRAFLRVDEAGALKAAEASDARRQSGSPASALDGVPVGLKDIFLTQGVETTCGSRILEGFVPPYDATVVRLLKEAGLPLLGKLNMDEFAMGSSNESSAYFPTHNPWDLTRTPGGSSGGSAAAVAAREVFGALGTDTGGSIRQPAAFTNTVGLKPTYGRVSRYGVIAFASSLDQPGPMARTVADTAALLQLIARHDPLDSTSADVATPDCLTGLEDGVRGLKLGVPREYFTAGMDPEVEGTLRASLDEFERMGATLVDVSLPHTKYALATYYLLASSEASSNLARYDGIRYGQRAKDARGLKELYTQTRGQGFGAEVKRRIMLGTYALSAGYYDAYYLRAQKVRTLIREDFTRAFQQVDALVSPTSPVPAFKLGDKVDDPLSMYLMDVYTLPCNLAGLPGLSVPCGFTQAGLPVGLQILGRPFDEARLLRIARAFEREHDFFRRAVPV, from the coding sequence ATGTCGTCGACGCTCACCGACCTGTCGATGCTGGAGCTGGCCGCGAAGCTGGCCACGCGCGAGGTGTCCTCCGTGGAGGCCACCCGCGCGAGCCTCCAGCGCATCACCCAGGTGGACCCGAAGGTGCGCGCCTTCCTGCGCGTGGATGAAGCCGGGGCGCTGAAGGCCGCCGAGGCCAGCGACGCGCGCCGCCAGTCGGGCAGCCCCGCCAGCGCGCTCGACGGCGTGCCGGTGGGCCTGAAGGACATCTTCCTCACCCAGGGCGTGGAGACCACCTGCGGCTCGCGCATCCTGGAGGGCTTCGTCCCGCCGTACGACGCCACCGTGGTGCGCCTGCTGAAGGAGGCGGGCCTGCCGCTCCTGGGCAAGCTGAACATGGACGAGTTCGCCATGGGCTCGTCCAACGAGTCGAGCGCGTACTTCCCCACCCACAACCCGTGGGACCTGACGCGCACGCCGGGCGGCTCGTCGGGCGGTTCGGCGGCGGCGGTGGCGGCGCGCGAGGTGTTCGGCGCGTTGGGCACCGACACGGGCGGCTCCATCCGTCAGCCCGCGGCCTTCACCAACACGGTGGGGCTCAAGCCTACCTATGGCCGGGTGTCGCGCTACGGCGTCATCGCCTTCGCCTCGTCCCTGGACCAGCCGGGCCCCATGGCGCGCACGGTGGCGGACACGGCGGCGCTGCTCCAGCTCATCGCGCGGCATGATCCGCTCGACTCCACGTCCGCGGACGTGGCGACGCCGGACTGCCTCACGGGCCTGGAGGACGGGGTGCGCGGGCTCAAGCTGGGCGTGCCCCGGGAGTACTTCACCGCGGGCATGGACCCGGAGGTGGAGGGCACGCTGCGCGCCTCGCTGGACGAGTTCGAGCGGATGGGCGCGACGCTGGTGGACGTGTCGCTGCCGCACACGAAGTACGCGCTCGCCACGTACTACCTGCTGGCGTCCTCGGAGGCCTCCAGCAACCTGGCGCGCTACGACGGCATCCGCTACGGGCAGCGGGCGAAGGACGCGCGCGGGCTCAAGGAGCTGTACACGCAGACGCGGGGCCAGGGCTTCGGCGCGGAGGTGAAGCGCCGCATCATGCTGGGCACCTACGCGCTGTCCGCCGGCTACTACGACGCCTACTACCTGCGCGCGCAGAAGGTCCGCACGCTCATCCGCGAGGACTTCACGCGGGCCTTCCAGCAGGTGGACGCGCTCGTGTCGCCCACGTCGCCCGTGCCGGCGTTCAAGCTGGGCGACAAGGTGGACGACCCGCTGTCCATGTACCTGATGGACGTCTACACGCTGCCCTGCAACCTGGCGGGCCTGCCCGGGCTGTCCGTGCCGTGCGGCTTCACGCAAGCGGGGCTGCCGGTGGGCCTGCAGATCCTGGGGCGCCCGTTCGACGAGGCCCGCCTGTTGCGCATCGCCCGCGCGTTCGAGCGCGAGCACGACTTCTTCCGCCGCGCCGTCCCCGTCTAG
- a CDS encoding zf-TFIIB domain-containing protein, which translates to MSDLTPEKPSHNEDDYFAREEIEAKRKLALQQSQETAAQQREELKKLHFMKCPKCGMDLQTLKQGNVELDSCFNCHGVWLDAGELEQMLGQHGHEQSGKVMGAILNLFKRS; encoded by the coding sequence ATGTCCGACCTGACCCCCGAAAAGCCCTCCCACAACGAAGACGACTACTTCGCGCGCGAGGAGATTGAAGCCAAGCGCAAGCTGGCCCTCCAGCAGTCCCAGGAGACGGCGGCCCAGCAGCGCGAGGAGCTGAAGAAGCTGCACTTCATGAAGTGCCCCAAGTGCGGCATGGACCTGCAGACGCTCAAGCAGGGCAACGTGGAGCTGGACAGCTGCTTCAACTGCCACGGCGTGTGGCTGGACGCGGGCGAGCTGGAGCAGATGCTGGGCCAGCACGGCCACGAGCAGAGCGGCAAGGTGATGGGCGCCATCCTCAACCTGTTCAAGCGCTCGTAG
- the gatC gene encoding Asp-tRNA(Asn)/Glu-tRNA(Gln) amidotransferase subunit GatC: MALTLEQVRHVATLARLSLTPQEESRYATQLSQVLEAVAELEALDVGQVEPTSHATLASSLLREDVMRPSLPPEAGLANAPAKVGTAFAVPKILE; the protein is encoded by the coding sequence ATGGCCCTCACGCTCGAGCAGGTCCGGCACGTGGCCACGCTGGCGCGGCTGTCGCTGACGCCGCAAGAGGAGTCGCGCTACGCCACCCAGTTGTCGCAGGTGCTGGAGGCGGTGGCGGAGCTGGAGGCGCTGGACGTCGGTCAGGTGGAGCCCACCTCCCACGCGACGCTCGCGTCCTCGCTGTTGCGCGAGGACGTGATGCGGCCGTCGTTGCCCCCGGAAGCGGGGCTCGCCAACGCGCCCGCGAAGGTGGGCACCGCCTTCGCCGTCCCGAAGATCCTGGAGTAG
- a CDS encoding serine/threonine-protein kinase has translation MAEVARSERTCVACGRGHGPETSCDTLVREADAVVSAGAVEPGTGPAQEEVDPLVGTRMGSFRLVRRVGRGGMGSVYLGEHVSIGSRVAVKVLHEHLARYPELVQRFHAEARAVNLIGHENIVSIFDLNAAAPRPYLIMEYLEGAPLSAWVGTPLSAGAVVPMLAQVCDALHAAHARGIVHRDLKPDNIFLVKRGRGMPFVKVLDFGIAKLVDASMPETMAGIIVGTPEYMAPEQSLSRRLDGRADLYAVGVIAYQLLTGRLPFPDEGLTAQLVAHQTRQPPPPRSLCPTVPAALEAVVLRTLAKTPEERFPNALALRAALEQALVVRTPPPRVAMPGPRPASPPPPGAPRGTPPVAANGGTLLAPVQVLLQPGAQPRPFTGSDLSRGGVFLHATGELPPLFSRVQVVLPLRTGPLTVTGEVVRHVSPEQAQAWSMRPGFGVQFVSPSPTLKARVEQHLSGAPASPPPAPRELPDDAEAERILAAHAERLGGEGTHYVVLGLSPDVELEAARERARELWTALSAVRQRPLSRGQQARLEAMLGRVRDAGDTLGLPLRRARYDARLGNARGVARCLEAGLTAGQAEVLRREFLAEHPRAVGTARVHFLTGSALERDGQLKRALEAYERGLLLDPLELEFQQRRRVVDRALGTRGPVARNERARFPGEGTGL, from the coding sequence ATGGCCGAAGTCGCGAGGAGTGAGCGCACGTGTGTGGCGTGCGGTCGGGGACATGGACCGGAGACGTCGTGCGACACGCTCGTCCGTGAGGCGGACGCCGTGGTGAGCGCGGGCGCGGTGGAGCCGGGGACGGGGCCGGCGCAGGAAGAGGTGGATCCGCTGGTGGGGACGCGGATGGGCAGCTTCCGGCTGGTGCGCCGGGTGGGCCGGGGTGGCATGGGGTCCGTGTACCTGGGCGAGCACGTCTCCATTGGCAGCCGGGTGGCGGTGAAGGTGCTGCACGAGCACCTGGCGCGCTACCCGGAGCTGGTGCAGCGCTTCCATGCCGAGGCCCGGGCGGTGAACCTCATCGGGCACGAGAACATCGTCAGCATCTTCGACCTCAACGCCGCGGCGCCGCGTCCGTACCTCATCATGGAGTACCTGGAGGGGGCGCCGCTGTCCGCCTGGGTGGGGACGCCGCTGTCGGCTGGCGCGGTGGTGCCCATGCTGGCCCAGGTGTGTGACGCGCTGCACGCGGCGCACGCGCGGGGCATCGTCCACCGCGACCTGAAGCCGGACAACATCTTCCTGGTGAAGCGCGGCCGGGGGATGCCGTTCGTCAAGGTGCTCGACTTCGGCATCGCGAAGCTGGTGGACGCGAGCATGCCGGAGACGATGGCGGGCATCATCGTGGGGACCCCGGAGTACATGGCCCCCGAACAGTCGCTGAGCCGGCGCCTGGATGGCCGCGCGGACCTGTACGCGGTGGGCGTCATCGCCTACCAGCTGCTCACCGGGCGGCTGCCCTTTCCGGACGAGGGGCTCACGGCCCAGCTGGTCGCGCACCAGACGCGGCAGCCTCCGCCGCCGCGCTCGCTCTGCCCCACGGTGCCGGCCGCGCTGGAAGCCGTCGTGCTGCGCACGCTGGCGAAGACCCCCGAGGAGCGCTTCCCGAACGCGCTGGCCCTGCGCGCCGCGCTGGAGCAGGCCCTGGTGGTCCGGACCCCCCCGCCGCGCGTGGCCATGCCGGGCCCCCGTCCCGCGTCCCCTCCGCCGCCGGGAGCGCCCCGGGGCACGCCTCCGGTGGCGGCGAATGGAGGAACCCTCCTGGCGCCGGTGCAGGTGCTGCTCCAGCCCGGCGCGCAGCCGCGGCCCTTCACGGGCTCCGACCTGTCGCGCGGCGGGGTGTTCCTGCACGCGACGGGGGAGCTGCCCCCGCTGTTCTCCCGGGTCCAGGTGGTGCTGCCCCTGCGCACGGGGCCGCTGACCGTCACGGGGGAGGTGGTGCGCCATGTCTCGCCCGAGCAGGCCCAGGCCTGGAGCATGCGCCCGGGCTTCGGCGTCCAGTTCGTCTCGCCGTCGCCCACGTTGAAGGCGCGCGTGGAGCAGCACCTGTCCGGCGCCCCGGCCTCACCGCCGCCCGCGCCCCGGGAGCTTCCGGATGACGCGGAGGCGGAGCGCATCCTCGCGGCCCACGCTGAACGGCTGGGCGGGGAGGGGACCCACTACGTGGTGCTGGGCCTCTCTCCGGACGTGGAACTGGAGGCCGCGCGCGAGCGGGCCCGCGAGCTGTGGACCGCCCTGTCGGCCGTGCGGCAGCGGCCCCTGTCGCGGGGACAGCAGGCGCGCCTGGAGGCGATGCTGGGCCGCGTGAGGGACGCGGGTGACACGCTGGGCCTGCCGCTGCGCCGGGCACGCTACGACGCCCGGTTGGGCAACGCCCGGGGCGTCGCCCGGTGCCTGGAGGCGGGCCTCACCGCGGGGCAGGCGGAGGTCCTGCGCCGTGAGTTCCTGGCCGAGCATCCCCGGGCGGTGGGCACCGCGCGGGTGCACTTCCTCACCGGCAGCGCCCTGGAGCGGGACGGCCAACTCAAGCGGGCCCTGGAGGCCTACGAGCGCGGCCTGCTGTTGGACCCGTTGGAGCTGGAGTTCCAGCAGCGCCGCCGGGTGGTGGACCGGGCGCTGGGCACGCGAGGCCCGGTCGCCCGCAATGAAAGAGCCCGATTCCCAGGGGAGGGAACCGGGCTCTAG
- the gatB gene encoding Asp-tRNA(Asn)/Glu-tRNA(Gln) amidotransferase subunit GatB, which yields MPLSDFQTVIGLEVHAQLLTQSKIFCGCSTAFGAEPNHHTCPVCLGMPGVLPVLNQRVVEYAVRTGLALGCTVKPTSVWSRKNYFYPDLPKGYQITQYDQPICEWGELVIDTPSGEKTVRVRRIHLEEDAGKSVHDASASGGQSLVDLNRAGVPLMEIVSEPDLRDADEAVEYLKVLRDVLVYLGVNDGNLEEGSFRCDANVSVMPKGSTTYGQRCELKNLNSFRFLKQAIEYEAARQVDVLESGGKVDQETRLWDVNKGITRSMRSKEDAHDYRYFPEPDLQPLIVSDALRDAQAKSLPELPRAKRTRFMGQYGLPAYDARILTAERPLADFFEACAAHVSDAKKLSNWFLGELSRLLKEEGTPLSALRFTPAQLGELLATVEKGTVSANAAKDVLGEMFRTGRAPADIIAEKGLAQVSDVGAVEAVVDDILAKNAGEVEKYKAGKKSVYGFFVGQVMKAMKGKGNPGLVNELLKKKLGD from the coding sequence ATGCCCCTGAGCGATTTCCAGACGGTCATCGGCCTTGAGGTCCACGCGCAGCTGCTCACGCAGTCGAAGATCTTCTGCGGCTGCTCCACCGCGTTCGGCGCCGAGCCCAACCACCACACCTGCCCCGTGTGCCTGGGCATGCCCGGGGTGCTGCCAGTGCTCAACCAGCGCGTGGTGGAGTACGCGGTGCGCACGGGGCTGGCGCTCGGATGCACGGTGAAGCCCACGAGCGTGTGGAGCCGGAAGAACTACTTCTATCCGGACCTGCCCAAGGGCTATCAAATCACCCAGTACGACCAGCCCATCTGCGAGTGGGGCGAGCTGGTCATCGACACGCCGTCGGGTGAGAAGACGGTACGCGTGCGGCGCATCCACCTGGAGGAGGACGCGGGCAAGAGCGTGCACGACGCATCCGCTTCCGGGGGCCAGAGCCTGGTGGACCTGAACCGCGCGGGCGTGCCGCTGATGGAGATCGTCAGCGAGCCGGACCTGCGCGACGCGGACGAGGCGGTGGAGTACCTCAAGGTGCTGCGCGACGTGCTGGTGTACCTGGGCGTCAACGACGGCAACCTGGAGGAGGGCAGCTTCCGCTGTGACGCCAACGTGTCGGTGATGCCCAAGGGGTCCACCACCTACGGCCAGCGCTGCGAGCTGAAGAACCTCAACTCGTTCCGCTTCCTGAAGCAGGCCATCGAGTACGAGGCCGCGCGGCAGGTGGACGTCCTGGAGTCCGGCGGCAAGGTGGACCAGGAGACGCGCCTCTGGGACGTGAACAAGGGCATCACCCGGTCGATGCGCTCCAAGGAGGACGCGCACGACTATCGCTACTTCCCGGAGCCGGACCTCCAGCCGCTCATCGTGTCGGACGCGCTGCGGGACGCGCAGGCGAAGTCGCTGCCGGAGCTGCCCCGCGCGAAGCGCACACGCTTCATGGGCCAGTACGGGCTGCCCGCCTACGACGCGCGCATCCTCACCGCCGAGCGCCCGCTGGCGGACTTCTTCGAGGCCTGCGCCGCCCATGTGTCGGACGCGAAGAAGCTCTCCAACTGGTTCCTGGGGGAGCTGAGCCGCCTCCTCAAGGAGGAGGGCACGCCGCTGTCCGCGCTGCGCTTCACGCCGGCGCAGCTGGGCGAGCTGCTGGCCACGGTGGAGAAGGGCACGGTGTCCGCGAACGCGGCCAAGGACGTGCTCGGGGAGATGTTCCGCACCGGCCGCGCTCCGGCGGACATCATCGCGGAGAAGGGGCTCGCGCAGGTGAGCGACGTGGGGGCGGTGGAGGCGGTGGTGGACGACATCCTCGCGAAGAACGCGGGCGAGGTGGAGAAGTACAAGGCCGGCAAGAAGAGCGTGTACGGCTTCTTCGTGGGTCAGGTGATGAAGGCCATGAAGGGCAAGGGCAACCCCGGCCTCGTCAACGAACTGCTGAAGAAGAAGCTCGGGGACTAA
- a CDS encoding isopenicillin N synthase family dioxygenase — MSRSARRIPTVNLSHYRSGTPEERARFVQVFGDALKEFGFVTVEGHGVEDALIRRTYADVERFFQLPESTKTRYAVPERPGQRGFMAFGQEHAKNRKVGDMKEFWHVGRELPAGHPYLEDYGGNVWPEEVPSFREHTLTLYKELDDAATVMLQALADYLGIARNTFSDMTVDGNSVLRLIHYPPLKDRFIPGGVRAAEHEDINFITLLCEGTSGGLELLTRDGEWIPVDTLRGQIVVDSGDMLSRVMNGVIPSTTHRVVNPPSTEQDTVRYSMPFFVHPFSDCILKPLPQTETPDNPARHPPITADAFLKQRLRELGFLK; from the coding sequence ATGTCCCGCTCGGCCCGACGCATCCCCACCGTGAACCTGTCCCACTACCGCTCCGGCACGCCCGAGGAGCGGGCCCGCTTCGTCCAGGTGTTTGGCGACGCGCTCAAGGAGTTCGGCTTCGTGACCGTGGAAGGCCACGGCGTCGAGGACGCGCTCATCCGCCGCACGTACGCGGACGTGGAGCGTTTCTTCCAACTGCCGGAGTCCACCAAGACGCGCTACGCGGTGCCGGAGCGTCCGGGGCAGCGCGGCTTCATGGCGTTCGGCCAGGAGCACGCGAAGAACCGCAAGGTGGGGGACATGAAGGAGTTCTGGCATGTGGGCCGCGAGCTGCCCGCGGGCCACCCCTACCTGGAGGACTACGGCGGCAACGTGTGGCCGGAGGAGGTGCCCTCCTTCCGCGAGCACACCCTGACGCTCTACAAGGAGCTGGACGACGCGGCGACGGTGATGCTCCAGGCGCTCGCGGACTACCTGGGCATCGCGCGCAACACGTTCAGCGACATGACGGTGGATGGCAACTCGGTGCTGCGGCTCATCCACTACCCGCCCCTGAAGGACCGCTTCATCCCGGGCGGGGTGCGCGCGGCCGAACACGAGGACATCAACTTCATCACGCTGCTGTGCGAAGGCACGTCTGGCGGCCTGGAGCTGCTCACGCGCGACGGCGAGTGGATTCCCGTGGACACGCTGCGCGGGCAGATCGTCGTGGACTCGGGCGACATGCTCAGCCGCGTGATGAACGGCGTCATCCCGTCCACCACGCACCGGGTGGTGAACCCGCCCAGCACGGAGCAGGACACCGTGCGCTACTCGATGCCCTTCTTCGTGCACCCGTTCTCCGACTGCATCCTCAAGCCGCTGCCGCAGACGGAGACGCCGGACAACCCCGCGCGCCACCCGCCCATCACCGCGGACGCGTTCCTCAAGCAGCGCCTGCGCGAGCTGGGCTTCCTCAAGTAG
- a CDS encoding TrmH family RNA methyltransferase encodes MAGGGPRYEKFERDVVEPEQFLLDVRKEKIDRVVAQRTRNFTVVLDRLEDNFNMAAVLRTCESMGVQEVHVVINPDAPFVPNSRVAQGCDKWLDVHLYKTFADCREHLKGQGFSLYASALREGATSLYSLRFDTKFAMVFGNERFGVSDDVLAGVDGTFWVPMKGFSQSLNISAAASASISRAIAWRDEHLGGSGDLTPEQAQELRERFYLLGVKQRKRLVKATQR; translated from the coding sequence ATGGCTGGTGGAGGCCCCCGCTACGAGAAGTTCGAGCGCGACGTCGTCGAGCCGGAGCAGTTCCTGCTCGACGTGCGCAAGGAGAAGATCGACCGGGTCGTGGCGCAGCGCACGCGCAACTTCACGGTGGTGCTCGACCGGCTGGAGGACAACTTCAACATGGCCGCGGTGCTTCGCACCTGCGAGTCCATGGGCGTGCAGGAGGTGCACGTCGTCATCAACCCGGACGCGCCCTTCGTCCCCAATTCACGGGTGGCCCAGGGCTGCGACAAGTGGTTGGACGTGCACCTCTACAAGACGTTCGCGGACTGCCGCGAGCACCTGAAGGGGCAGGGCTTCAGCCTCTACGCGTCCGCGCTGCGCGAGGGGGCCACCAGCCTCTACAGCCTGCGCTTCGACACGAAGTTCGCCATGGTGTTCGGCAACGAGCGCTTCGGCGTGAGCGACGACGTGCTGGCGGGCGTGGACGGCACCTTCTGGGTGCCCATGAAGGGCTTCAGCCAGAGCCTGAACATCTCCGCGGCTGCGTCGGCCAGCATCAGCCGGGCGATCGCCTGGCGGGACGAGCACCTGGGAGGCTCCGGGGACCTGACGCCGGAGCAGGCCCAGGAGCTGCGGGAGCGCTTCTACCTGCTGGGCGTGAAGCAGCGGAAGCGTCTGGTCAAAGCCACACAGCGGTGA
- a CDS encoding carbon-nitrogen hydrolase family protein, whose amino-acid sequence MPPPDAVELFAIQPRITLDDYASQETFAAHHRALAARVDSLRARDASGQPLHPALAVWPEMVGAALGLMGHLPRVRRCKTTNGAMMRVALSEWLEMFRTWRAFQPPSMEECLYATVAPRVHRALFETFSGIARDYGLWVVAGSALLPSNRLGIDTPEYAPALARTFNTSYTFAPDGHCVGVTRKVNLVPTQEDVLNLSPGRPEDLPVVDTPFGRLGTLICYDGFREPHTSGEPWFVPCAQYLDALGVDVLAQPSANAWAWDAPWAFNAPGESQLRREQWFNEGLFTQLRTLKRVRYAVNPQLTGGFFENTFEAPSLILERRGPDDVHVLAQSADPRGEDVLHVTVPR is encoded by the coding sequence GTGCCTCCGCCCGACGCCGTCGAACTGTTCGCCATCCAGCCACGCATCACGCTGGACGACTACGCCTCGCAAGAGACGTTCGCCGCGCACCACCGGGCCCTCGCCGCGCGGGTGGATTCGCTGCGCGCCCGGGACGCTTCGGGCCAGCCACTGCATCCCGCGCTCGCCGTGTGGCCGGAGATGGTGGGCGCGGCGCTCGGGCTGATGGGGCACCTGCCGCGCGTGCGCCGCTGCAAGACGACGAACGGCGCGATGATGCGCGTGGCGCTTTCGGAGTGGTTGGAGATGTTCCGGACGTGGCGCGCCTTCCAGCCTCCTTCGATGGAGGAGTGCCTCTACGCCACGGTGGCGCCCCGCGTGCACCGGGCCCTGTTCGAGACCTTCTCCGGCATCGCGCGCGATTACGGCCTGTGGGTGGTCGCGGGCAGCGCGCTGCTGCCCTCCAACCGCCTGGGCATCGACACGCCGGAGTACGCGCCCGCGTTGGCCCGCACCTTCAACACCAGCTACACGTTCGCGCCGGACGGCCACTGCGTGGGCGTCACGCGCAAGGTGAACCTGGTGCCCACGCAGGAGGACGTGCTGAACCTGAGCCCCGGTCGCCCGGAGGACCTGCCCGTGGTGGACACGCCCTTCGGAAGGCTGGGCACGCTCATCTGCTACGACGGCTTCCGGGAGCCGCACACCTCCGGGGAGCCGTGGTTCGTGCCGTGCGCGCAGTACCTGGATGCGCTGGGCGTGGACGTGCTCGCGCAGCCCTCCGCCAACGCCTGGGCCTGGGACGCTCCCTGGGCCTTCAACGCGCCGGGCGAGTCCCAGCTTCGCCGCGAGCAGTGGTTCAACGAAGGCCTCTTCACGCAGCTGCGCACCCTGAAGCGCGTGCGCTACGCGGTGAACCCGCAGCTGACGGGGGGCTTCTTCGAGAACACCTTCGAGGCCCCCTCGCTCATCCTGGAGCGCCGGGGACCGGACGACGTGCACGTGCTCGCCCAGTCCGCGGATCCGCGCGGAGAGGACGTGCTCCACGTCACCGTGCCGCGTTAG
- the rpmA gene encoding 50S ribosomal protein L27 — MAHKKGQGSSRNGRDSNPQYRGVKVYGGETISAGSILVRQVGTVIHPGTNVKLGRDFTLFSTVDGVVKYERLGRDKKKVSVYPAAAEQASA; from the coding sequence ATGGCCCATAAAAAGGGACAGGGTTCTTCGCGCAACGGGCGTGATTCCAACCCGCAGTACCGTGGCGTGAAGGTGTATGGCGGCGAGACCATCTCCGCGGGCAGCATCCTCGTGCGGCAGGTCGGCACGGTCATCCACCCGGGCACGAACGTGAAGCTCGGCCGCGACTTCACCCTCTTCTCGACGGTGGACGGCGTGGTGAAGTACGAGCGTCTCGGCCGCGACAAGAAGAAGGTGTCGGTGTACCCGGCCGCCGCCGAGCAGGCGAGCGCCTAG